A genome region from Leishmania mexicana MHOM/GT/2001/U1103 complete genome, chromosome 28 includes the following:
- a CDS encoding putative long-chain-fatty-acid-CoA ligase — translation MFRVFTSPILAKVPYATLFEYNHVLKKVFEAQPSKVALRHEVPGMPEVQFTYGQLQRDVVAMADAMVRRKEAVAQARGETSLSWLQPSRPAHVRSVFAQGERTPSCDYMKDTGFYTTSVLCGPGYTYAVSLLASWSLNQLVTPMSVSQRYKDELMYVLKHSGSRSIVGNTNLLKEKLPAEYEELYVRAEVDIDKIPQSASREPKLPENSSVTSNTFLVDTVYDATLLVRDITAKRDTKETAMLETEWLPPAKSACAPMQSAQDLVKRLDDEKAAAKARELDRHAEIVQQEHLLRNRAPTEATGGAVPAGSDVDGDGLFCFDSGHLDGLNPVYQRWHAMPWARPTKYDDCLMLYTSGTTAKPKGVVHTHASVTNMVKVLQDAWQWRDTDSILHVLPWHHVHGLVNILLCAIASNARCVVTTFDDAARVAHRLEQGDITLFMAVPTVYAKLSDAVQRKFSPVEKTGFRKACMESVRLMVCGSAPLPVPTLNQFCELSGHTLLERYGMTEIGMALSQPLHPISDRHPGTVGSPLPTVKTYVHQPETAEAMEQASAKEAEYDEVGGLSIASESLFDRYWNNATATKKEVRTNAAGMRFFDTGDTVGVRLRARKPAVYTILGRSTVDIIKSRGYKLSALEIEATLLARNDLFYEMAVVGAADAVQGESVVAVVAMQPEAARARGIAFGKGAAWCESAAVTEELKKVALQLLAPYKCPSRYIVVPEIPRNATGKVNKKELKKVLSLP, via the coding sequence CGGGCAGTTGCAGCGCGACGTAGTGGCCATGGCGGACGCGATGGTTCGGCGCAAAgaggcagtggcgcaggcgcgcggcgAGACTTCGCTGAGCTGGCTGCAGCCAAGCAGgccggcgcacgtgcgtaGCGTGTTCGCGCAAGGCGAACGGACACCGAGCTGCGACTACATGAAGGACACAGGCTTCTACACGACGTCCGTGTTGTGCGGCCCGGGGTACACGTATgctgtgtcgctgctggcgagcTGGTCACTGAACCAGCTGGTCACACCGATGTCCGTGTCTCAGCGGTATAAGGATGAACTGATGTACGTGCTgaagcacagcggcagccgcagcattGTGGGCAACACAAATCTGCTGAAGGAGAAGTTACCTGCCGAGTACGAGGAGCTGTACGTTCGCGCTGAGGTGGACATCGATAAAATCCCGCAGAGTGCGTCGAGGGAACCAAAGCTGCCCGAGAACTCCAGCGTCACCTCCAACACGTTCCTCGTCGACACCGTCTACGACGCCACTCTTCTCGTTCGCGACATCACTGCAAAGCGTGATACTAAGGAGACCGCCATGCTGGAGACGGAGTGGCTACCGCCCGCGAAGAGCGCCTGTGCACCGATGCAGAGCGCTCAGGATCTCGTGAAGCGTCTCGACGACGAAAAGGCCGCCGCCAAGGCTCGCGAGTTGGATCGGCACGCAGAGATTGTGCAGCAGGAACATCTCCTCCGGAACCGTGCGCCCACGGAAGCCACGGGAGGTGCTGTTCCTGCCGGGAGCGACGTGGACGGTGATGGCCTCTTCTGCTTCGACTCCGGGCACCTTGATGGACTGAATCCCGTTTACCAGCGCTGGCACGCTATGCCGTGGGCACGCCCCACCAAGTATGACGACTGCCTCATGCTCTACACCTCCGGCACGACGGCAAAGCCGAAGGGCGTCGTGCACACCCACGCCAGCGTGACCAACATGGTGAAAGTGCTGCAGGATGCGTGGCAGTGGAGAGATACGGACAGCATTCTTCACGTCTTGCCGTGGCACCATGTACACGGCCTTGTAAACATTCTTCTGTGCGCCATCGCGTCGAATGCTCGTTGCGTAGTGACCACCTtcgacgacgctgcgcggGTGGCCCATCGGCTCGAGCAGGGCGACATCACGCTCTTTATGGCGGTGCCCACCGTCTATGCGAAGCTCAGTGATGCCGTGCAGCGCAAGTTCAGCCCCGTTGAGAAGACCGGATTCCGAAAGGCTTGCATGGAATCTGTGCGCCTCATGGTCTGTGGCAGCGCACCCCTGCCGGTGCCCACGCTCAACCAGTTCTGCGAGCTCTCGGGTCACACGCTGCTAGAGCGCTACGGCATGACAGAGATCGGCATGGCCCTCAGCCAGCCGCTCCACCCCATCTCCGACCGGCACCCCGGAACGGTAGGCTCGCCGTTGCCGACAGTGAAGACGTATGTGCACCAGccggagacggcggaggcgatggagcAGGCGTCGGCAAAGGAGGCGGAGTACGACGAGGTGGGTGGGCTGAGTATCGCGTCGGAGTCGCTGTTCGACCGCTACTGGAACAatgcgacggcgacgaagaAGGAGGTGCGGACGAATGCGGCAGGGATGCGGTTCTTCGACACGGGCGACACCGTTggcgtgcggctgcgcgcgagAAAGCCTGCTGTGTATACAATTCTGGGGCGGTCGACCGTGGACATCATCAAGTCGCGCGGGTACAAGCTCTCTGCGCTGGAGATCGAGGCGACGCTGCTTGCGCGCAACGACCTGTTTTACGAGATGGCTGTTGTTGGCGCCGCGGACGCTGTGCAGGGTGAGAGCGTTGTGGCGGTTGTTGCGATGCAGCcggaggcggcgagggcgcgcGGCATCGCGTTTGGCAAGGGcgccgcgtggtgcgagTCTGCAGCGGTGACGGAAGAGCTGAAAAAGGTTGCCCTGCAGCTACTGGCGCCGTACAAGTGCCCGTCTCGGTACATTGTCGTGCCGGAGATCCCGCGCAACGCAACGGGCAAGGTGAACAAGAAAGAGTTGAAGAAGGTGCTGAGTCTTCCGTGA
- a CDS encoding putative vacuolar type h+ ATPase subunit, producing the protein MSVFGARMFGAGCMLAVAGAAVAYGVDPASVDACIAVMYPQSAGFFGSMGAAAALVFANLGSAYGAAKSGVGVAYLGLAAPEKIMRGIVPVVMAGILGIYGLIIAVIINNNIHTEDNSYSSYAGFLHLGAGLAAGLAALGAGLSIGVVGDTAARAYGKQDQIFVAMVLMLIFSEALGLYGLIIALLMNNQANRYTDLCSTS; encoded by the coding sequence ATGTCTGTATTCGGCGCAAGGATGTTCGGCGCTGGCTGCATGCTGGCGGTGGCTGGCGCGGCCGTTGCCTACGGCGTCGATCCAGCGAGCGTGGATGCCTGCATAGCAGTCATGTACCCGCAGAGTGCCGGTTTCTTCGGCTCCAtgggtgcggcggccgccctcGTCTTTGCCAACCTGGGCTCTGCCTACGGCGCGGCCAAGTctggcgtcggcgtcgcctaCCTCGGCCTCGCCGCCCCTGAGAAGATTATGCGCGGCATCGTACCAGTTGTCATGGCTGGTATCCTGGGTATATACGGCCTTATCATTGCCGTCATCATCAACAATAACATCCACACGGAGGACAACAGCTATTCCTCCTACGCGGGCTTTctccacctcggcgccgGTCTTGCGGCTGGGCTCGCGGCCCTCGGCGCCGGTCTCTccatcggcgtcgtcggGGACACCGCAGCTCGTGCGTATGGTAAGCAGGACCAAATCTTTGTGGCGATGGTGCTCATGCTGATCTTCTCCGAGGCGCTGGGCCTCTACGGGCTTATCATTGCGCTCCTGATGAACAACCAGGCAAACCGCTACACCGATCTGTGCAGCACTTCGTAA